The Metabacillus schmidteae genome has a segment encoding these proteins:
- the rfbA gene encoding glucose-1-phosphate thymidylyltransferase RfbA translates to MKGIIIAGGNGTRLSPLTKVISKALLPVYDKPMIYYPLSILMEANIREILIITTPQDKERYIDLLGDGKQLGISIYYEIETKPLGIAQAFIIGEKFIGDEGVTLILGDNIFYGNDFSAIMSRSIKRKVGATIFGYHVNDPERFGVVEFNKNGKVISIEEKPKKPKTNYAVTGLYIYDNKVVEIAKKMKPSERGELEITDINKEYLDMGNLHVELLGDEFTWFDTGTHHSLYQTTKYIEETEREHSIKIGCIEEIAYEKGYISKEQLVSLAQSLLKSGYGTHLVQTSKFK, encoded by the coding sequence TTGAAGGGCATCATTATTGCTGGTGGAAATGGTACTAGATTAAGTCCTTTAACAAAGGTTATTTCTAAGGCATTACTACCTGTATACGATAAACCGATGATTTATTACCCACTTTCAATATTAATGGAAGCTAACATAAGGGAAATATTAATCATCACAACCCCACAAGATAAAGAGAGATATATAGATTTGTTAGGAGATGGTAAACAGTTAGGAATATCAATTTATTATGAAATAGAAACCAAACCTTTGGGCATAGCTCAGGCATTTATTATTGGTGAAAAATTTATTGGAGATGAAGGTGTAACATTAATTTTGGGAGACAACATTTTTTACGGAAATGATTTTTCAGCAATAATGAGCAGATCTATAAAGAGGAAAGTAGGCGCCACTATTTTCGGATATCACGTAAACGACCCTGAAAGGTTTGGGGTTGTAGAATTCAATAAAAATGGGAAAGTCATATCAATTGAAGAAAAACCAAAAAAGCCAAAAACAAATTATGCTGTAACCGGTTTATATATTTATGATAATAAAGTAGTCGAGATAGCAAAAAAAATGAAACCCTCTGAACGAGGAGAACTAGAGATTACAGACATAAACAAAGAATATTTAGACATGGGCAATTTACATGTTGAATTATTAGGGGATGAGTTCACATGGTTTGATACCGGCACTCATCATTCACTATATCAAACTACAAAATATATCGAGGAGACGGAAAGGGAACACAGTATTAAAATTGGTTGTATTGAAGAAATTGCATATGAAAAGGGATATATTTCAAAAGAACAGTTAGTTTCATTAGCGCAGAGCTTATTGAAAAGTGGATATGGAACTCATTTAGTCCAAACTTCTAAATTTAAATAG
- a CDS encoding YheC/YheD family endospore coat-associated protein produces the protein MIGKWYDTNFILMNSNTMKQLNLKENHLIPVNYGNLTIVRALEINENLADETIGLSNHFTEEVTLPTDVKIEVQIKNNEIHLGPLIGMLLVKNHEKLTTKVLEHFKERIPSNETGKGVVFVGSQDWIDVKRKLIRGYYYSVHGEWKEGIFPFPKVLYNRTYLKKSHYKRLKKNVDMKVFNNCLMTKSKLWRLLRKDPSVNMHLPYTQTLRDLNSFIAMINNFKTVYLKPTNLSRGRGIYKAEKLKLGYLIKDTNNQEKVLFTEQELESFITSLTKNRNYIIQQGVPYMYGKSLVDFRVYMQKDETKNWNCSGIYGRVSKPNRVITNLKHSQEVLTIDLALKRFFRLQNARRLEIQQEMIQVCKNVCTALEEKNQILADVAIDVVVDNQLKVWVLEVQVSYAADERLYQLPKSIYEKVWQTPISYAKALTGFKN, from the coding sequence ATGATTGGAAAATGGTACGACACGAACTTTATCCTGATGAATTCAAATACAATGAAACAATTAAACCTCAAAGAGAATCATCTTATACCTGTCAATTACGGTAACTTAACAATAGTAAGGGCATTAGAAATCAACGAAAATTTGGCTGATGAAACAATTGGACTTTCTAATCATTTTACAGAAGAAGTAACCCTTCCTACTGATGTGAAAATTGAAGTCCAAATAAAAAACAACGAAATTCATCTCGGACCCTTAATTGGAATGTTACTGGTTAAAAACCATGAAAAATTAACAACTAAAGTATTAGAACACTTCAAAGAGAGAATCCCCTCTAACGAAACAGGGAAGGGTGTTGTATTTGTAGGAAGTCAAGATTGGATAGATGTCAAGAGAAAATTAATAAGAGGTTACTATTATTCAGTCCATGGTGAATGGAAAGAAGGAATATTCCCATTTCCAAAAGTTTTATATAATCGCACTTATCTTAAGAAAAGCCATTATAAAAGATTAAAGAAAAATGTAGATATGAAAGTGTTTAATAACTGCTTAATGACTAAATCAAAGCTTTGGAGGTTATTAAGGAAAGATCCATCTGTTAATATGCACCTCCCTTATACTCAGACGCTTCGTGATTTGAATAGCTTCATAGCAATGATTAATAACTTCAAAACGGTGTACTTAAAACCAACAAATCTTTCAAGAGGTAGGGGTATTTACAAGGCGGAGAAGTTAAAACTTGGTTATCTTATAAAGGATACGAATAATCAGGAAAAGGTTTTATTTACAGAGCAAGAGTTAGAGTCATTTATAACTAGTCTTACAAAAAATCGCAACTATATCATTCAACAGGGTGTTCCTTATATGTATGGGAAAAGCTTGGTTGATTTTCGAGTTTATATGCAAAAGGATGAAACAAAGAACTGGAATTGTTCAGGTATATATGGAAGAGTGTCAAAACCAAATCGGGTTATAACGAATTTAAAACATAGTCAAGAAGTTTTAACAATAGATCTTGCATTAAAAAGGTTTTTCCGACTACAAAATGCCCGAAGATTAGAAATCCAGCAAGAAATGATTCAAGTGTGCAAAAATGTGTGTACAGCACTTGAAGAAAAGAATCAAATCCTTGCAGATGTAGCTATTGATGTTGTGGTAGATAATCAACTGAAAGTATGGGTTCTTGAGGTCCAGGTAAGTTATGCTGCTGACGAACGTCTTTATCAATTACCAAAGTCTATATATGAAAAAGTTTGGCAAACACCTATTTCATATGCAAAAGCATTAACAGGATTTAAAAATTGA
- a CDS encoding galactosyltransferase-related protein, translating into MLNRVSVLIPYKPDYGERDILFKWVNKFYQNVLPEVEVCIGESLSEPFNRSQAVNLAAKKATKDIFVIADGDVFYDPIILTKAIKLLDQHAWVIPYGKWLNVSKESTDLLLSKEPQWPFPIKVESKEKTFKNKQFKPISGVVVTTKKNFNNINGFDERFVGWGREDNAFRDAMNTLCGPYKRLDNQTIYHLWHTKVGSKGNPKIQDNNKLYNRYAALRGNKKGMEKLINERND; encoded by the coding sequence ATGTTAAATCGTGTTTCTGTATTGATTCCTTATAAACCTGACTACGGTGAGAGGGATATATTGTTCAAATGGGTTAATAAATTTTATCAGAATGTTCTTCCGGAAGTTGAAGTCTGTATTGGTGAATCACTAAGCGAACCATTTAATCGGTCACAGGCGGTTAATTTGGCAGCAAAGAAAGCGACGAAGGATATATTTGTTATTGCCGATGGAGATGTATTCTACGATCCGATAATCTTAACAAAAGCTATTAAATTGTTAGATCAACATGCTTGGGTAATTCCCTATGGAAAATGGCTTAATGTTTCAAAAGAAAGTACAGACTTACTTTTATCAAAAGAACCGCAATGGCCTTTTCCTATTAAGGTTGAATCAAAAGAGAAAACGTTCAAAAATAAACAGTTTAAACCAATAAGTGGTGTTGTTGTAACTACTAAAAAAAACTTTAATAATATTAATGGTTTTGATGAAAGATTTGTTGGTTGGGGAAGAGAGGATAATGCATTTAGAGATGCTATGAACACTTTATGTGGCCCTTATAAACGCCTTGATAATCAAACGATCTATCATTTGTGGCATACCAAAGTAGGTTCTAAGGGTAATCCAAAGATTCAAGATAATAATAAATTATACAATAGATATGCAGCATTAAGAGGTAATAAAAAAGGAATGGAAAAATTAATTAATGAGCGAAATGATTAA
- a CDS encoding YheC/YheD family endospore coat-associated protein, protein MNLLYKIKPKPTENDVLIIKNISPELNNKTMKLYFGQNFINVKIQLSDDIEANEIVLSDNILEHLKIPLYCYYQLNVQSDRLIVGPFIGILANLSEIGLERRLLDLYSYVKHYSKIGGIITAFSLDQINIGQSYIEKGYVYHPQKKKWLPSTNIPLPASIFNKCKVIMNDKWKFLSNCYKSNMFNFPTFDKWDMHKWFSQDSLLKQTLPSTKICSHPNEILDFLKKYKRAYLKPIGGTFAQGIIILSYHQQGVSIQYEKKRNIVKHNFYKKIEFKKFFKKILRRGDYLIQEAISLLTSENRVIDFRFIYIKNKEGNWEDNGLFARYGKLGSGISNLTRGGTPKEGIAALKEFLSEEEVNQKLEEMKLIAEKASLMLEKKLIQCGNLGFDFGIDINYKLWIIEINNEDPDHRIATVCKRKDILYNARLQNMLFAKKLAGF, encoded by the coding sequence ATGAACCTTCTATATAAAATTAAACCTAAACCTACTGAAAATGACGTACTTATCATTAAAAACATTTCTCCAGAATTGAATAACAAAACGATGAAACTATATTTCGGACAAAATTTCATCAATGTAAAAATTCAACTCTCTGATGACATAGAAGCTAATGAAATTGTTCTTTCTGACAATATCCTTGAACATTTAAAGATACCGTTATACTGTTATTACCAATTAAATGTTCAGTCAGATCGGTTGATTGTGGGTCCTTTTATTGGAATATTAGCTAATCTTTCCGAGATTGGCCTTGAACGTCGATTATTAGACCTCTATAGTTATGTAAAACATTATAGTAAGATCGGTGGTATTATTACTGCCTTTTCACTTGACCAAATTAATATTGGTCAATCCTATATCGAAAAAGGCTATGTCTATCATCCACAAAAAAAGAAATGGCTCCCTTCAACAAACATACCATTACCTGCTTCTATTTTTAATAAATGCAAGGTCATCATGAATGATAAGTGGAAATTCCTTTCAAACTGTTATAAATCAAATATGTTTAATTTTCCAACCTTCGATAAATGGGATATGCACAAGTGGTTCTCTCAAGATTCCTTATTAAAGCAAACCCTTCCTTCTACTAAAATTTGTTCTCACCCAAATGAGATCTTAGATTTCCTTAAAAAGTATAAACGTGCATACCTTAAGCCTATAGGAGGCACATTTGCACAGGGTATTATAATCCTTTCATACCATCAACAAGGCGTATCTATTCAATATGAAAAGAAAAGAAACATAGTTAAACACAACTTTTATAAAAAAATCGAGTTCAAAAAGTTCTTCAAGAAAATATTACGCCGAGGGGATTACTTAATTCAAGAAGCTATTTCCCTTCTCACATCTGAAAACCGTGTGATCGATTTTCGATTTATCTATATAAAAAATAAAGAAGGAAATTGGGAAGATAATGGATTATTTGCCAGATACGGAAAATTAGGAAGTGGCATAAGTAATCTAACTCGAGGAGGAACACCAAAAGAAGGAATCGCTGCATTAAAAGAATTTCTATCAGAAGAAGAGGTAAATCAAAAACTTGAGGAAATGAAATTGATTGCTGAAAAGGCATCTTTAATGCTTGAAAAGAAACTTATTCAATGTGGAAATCTCGGCTTTGATTTCGGCATAGATATCAACTACAAACTTTGGATTATTGAAATAAATAATGAGGATCCAGACCATCGTATCGCTACTGTATGTAAACGGAAGGATATCTTATATAATGCTCGATTACAAAACATGCTTTTTGCTAAGAAATTAGCAGGCTTCTAA
- a CDS encoding UDP-glucose dehydrogenase family protein, which produces MRNISVVGTGYVGLVTGVCLSEIGHNVTCIDLDQEKVDLLKKGKSPIFEPGLEDLIVKNIKRGHLYFTSDHAQGFKDAEVIYIAVGTPENDDGSVNLKYIIDVSKSIACHIKQDVLIVTKSTVPVGTNDRILEIINENLQHDVRVEVASNPEFLKEGSAIKDTFSGDRIVVGTNSDYAAEIMEEIYKPFNIPIYKTDMKSAEMIKYASNAFLATKISFINEIALICELVGANVEDVSFGVGLDSRIGSKFLKAGIGFGGSCFPKDSSALIQMSNEVGYNFETLKAVVNVNNKQKTILLEKVKERFLDLTGKRFALLGLAFKPDTDDIRQAASISLSNLLLQEGAEVITYDPVATNNARKILDPRIKYAESVEAAIKDTDAVFIVTEWKEFITFPLQKFVKQMKTAIIFDGRNCYSLDEVKKYPIEYYSIGRPIVNERLF; this is translated from the coding sequence ATGAGAAATATATCGGTTGTAGGAACTGGATATGTAGGTCTTGTCACAGGTGTTTGTCTTTCAGAAATTGGTCATAACGTGACATGTATTGATCTCGATCAAGAGAAAGTGGATTTGTTAAAAAAAGGAAAGTCCCCTATTTTTGAGCCTGGTTTAGAGGATTTAATAGTAAAAAATATAAAAAGGGGTCATCTGTACTTCACTTCTGATCATGCTCAGGGATTTAAGGATGCCGAGGTTATTTATATTGCAGTAGGTACACCTGAAAATGATGATGGCTCAGTAAATCTTAAATATATAATAGATGTATCAAAATCAATTGCTTGCCATATAAAACAAGATGTTCTGATTGTAACAAAAAGCACTGTACCAGTTGGAACAAATGATCGGATTCTAGAAATAATAAATGAAAACTTACAACACGATGTTAGAGTTGAAGTGGCTTCAAATCCTGAATTTTTGAAAGAAGGATCTGCAATAAAAGATACCTTTTCAGGAGATAGGATTGTTGTGGGCACAAACAGTGATTACGCAGCAGAAATTATGGAGGAGATTTATAAGCCATTTAATATTCCAATATATAAAACAGATATGAAAAGTGCTGAAATGATTAAGTATGCTTCAAATGCATTTTTGGCTACAAAAATAAGTTTTATAAATGAAATAGCTTTAATCTGTGAGTTGGTTGGGGCGAATGTAGAGGATGTATCATTTGGTGTCGGGTTAGATAGTAGAATTGGTTCAAAATTTTTAAAAGCTGGAATAGGATTTGGTGGATCTTGTTTTCCAAAAGATTCAAGTGCACTAATCCAAATGTCTAATGAAGTTGGCTATAACTTTGAAACACTAAAGGCAGTAGTAAATGTGAATAACAAACAAAAAACTATTCTCTTAGAAAAAGTAAAAGAGAGGTTCCTAGATTTAACTGGCAAAAGATTCGCTTTATTAGGCCTAGCTTTCAAACCAGATACTGATGATATACGTCAAGCAGCTTCTATTAGTCTGTCAAACTTGTTGCTTCAAGAAGGTGCAGAGGTTATTACTTATGACCCAGTTGCAACTAACAATGCAAGAAAAATATTAGATCCAAGGATTAAATATGCGGAGAGTGTTGAAGCGGCAATTAAAGATACTGATGCCGTTTTCATCGTAACGGAATGGAAAGAATTTATTACATTTCCTTTACAAAAATTTGTAAAACAAATGAAAACTGCCATTATATTTGATGGGAGAAATTGCTATTCTCTTGATGAAGTAAAGAAATATCCAATTGAATATTATTCAATTGGCAGACCTATTGTAAATGAACGATTATTCTAA
- a CDS encoding polysaccharide pyruvyl transferase family protein, with amino-acid sequence MNEQNKHPMDMLKSHLEKILNVIPPGSKIYFLDYPLYTNVGDLLIWKGTEQFFEKHDISVKARYSVINFPNELEIPNDHIIVFQGGGNFGDLWKSHQRLRELVIKRYPNHKIVILPQTIYFKNKNNYNKSKRLFNKHNDLHIFARDKQSFKRLEGFSKNIYLSPDMAHELWPLKTTANPSKNVLYLLRQDKELNKNVEIQPDRIKVTKDWINLLTTKDKKVVQEIREEYKRLGVSDAASWIKFSDYLIDKAISLFSNHQEVITTRLHGHILACLLNKRNTFYNNSYGKNVEYYNAWTHTVQYTTFVKE; translated from the coding sequence TTGAATGAACAAAATAAACATCCAATGGATATGTTAAAAAGTCACTTAGAGAAAATCCTTAATGTTATACCGCCAGGCTCCAAAATATATTTTCTTGATTATCCACTTTATACCAATGTTGGTGATTTACTTATTTGGAAGGGAACTGAACAATTTTTTGAGAAACATGATATTAGTGTAAAAGCTAGATACTCTGTCATTAATTTTCCAAATGAATTAGAAATACCTAATGATCATATTATCGTTTTTCAAGGTGGCGGAAACTTCGGTGATTTATGGAAAAGTCATCAGAGATTACGAGAATTGGTTATAAAAAGATACCCCAACCATAAAATAGTCATTCTACCTCAAACGATCTACTTTAAAAATAAAAACAATTATAATAAATCAAAGAGACTATTTAATAAACATAATGACCTTCATATTTTTGCTAGAGATAAACAAAGTTTTAAAAGGTTAGAGGGGTTTTCTAAAAATATATATTTGTCTCCAGACATGGCACATGAGCTTTGGCCACTTAAAACTACAGCAAATCCTTCAAAAAATGTTCTTTATTTACTACGACAGGACAAGGAACTAAATAAAAATGTAGAAATTCAACCTGACAGGATTAAGGTAACGAAAGATTGGATTAATTTATTAACAACAAAAGATAAAAAGGTGGTTCAAGAAATTAGAGAAGAGTATAAAAGGTTAGGTGTAAGTGATGCTGCTTCTTGGATTAAATTTAGTGATTATTTAATTGATAAGGCAATAAGTTTATTCAGTAATCATCAAGAAGTAATTACAACGAGGTTACATGGACACATTTTGGCATGTTTATTAAATAAAAGAAATACTTTCTATAATAATTCCTATGGTAAAAATGTTGAATATTATAATGCTTGGACTCATACTGTTCAATACACTACATTCGTAAAAGAATAA
- a CDS encoding Mur ligase family protein: protein MRPIYLKELLPIMKGKVVYGETNPLIKHVIKVPKYRLLKDHTMYFHVKNTLSLKKSNHFKHLVIITATPQLITDIVDNVTIVKVNNVKIAYWNFIDFYRNMLTIPFIAITGTCGKTTTKEMVSWIFSKNYNVYKTIKNENDPSRHLDYLLGINSKTEVVVMETAVAAPRHLRKAYRYFKPHVGVLTSIGIDHLNGFPDLESYIEEKLSIFKIMDPKGTIVVNGDNEYVQQIDLGNINKKVITFGMNPKADFRIEHIDYDKNKMKFKLNYKNRRFEGIVPGLGKHNVYNAAAAIAAANQLGVPITDSIERLKTFPLLPKHVEVVKGLNGSTLIDDTWSSNPTSIESSLDVLKNISQGKKKIAVIGEIKFLGDKTNEVHTLVGNMLAKEEIDILITIGQDAELISKQASKMGMGGERYHCQSPKEAYQHLLEKTDADTIVLVKTSMYQSYKDLIQRLRQK, encoded by the coding sequence ATGAGACCGATTTATCTAAAAGAATTGTTACCAATAATGAAGGGGAAAGTGGTGTATGGTGAAACAAACCCACTAATTAAACATGTAATTAAGGTACCAAAATATAGATTACTTAAAGACCACACAATGTATTTCCACGTAAAAAACACTCTTTCTCTAAAAAAGTCAAATCACTTTAAACATCTAGTTATCATTACGGCTACTCCACAATTGATTACAGATATAGTAGATAACGTCACAATTGTTAAAGTAAATAACGTTAAAATCGCCTATTGGAATTTTATTGATTTTTATAGAAATATGCTAACAATCCCTTTTATCGCAATTACAGGCACTTGTGGGAAAACAACGACAAAGGAAATGGTGAGCTGGATTTTTTCTAAGAATTATAATGTCTATAAGACTATAAAAAATGAAAATGATCCATCACGACATTTAGATTATTTGTTAGGTATTAATAGTAAAACAGAGGTTGTTGTCATGGAAACAGCGGTAGCCGCTCCTCGGCATTTAAGAAAAGCTTATCGATACTTTAAGCCCCATGTAGGGGTTTTAACATCAATAGGAATAGATCATCTAAATGGATTTCCAGACCTAGAATCATATATAGAAGAAAAGCTATCTATCTTTAAAATTATGGATCCTAAAGGAACAATAGTTGTTAATGGTGATAATGAATATGTCCAACAAATTGATTTAGGAAACATAAATAAAAAAGTCATCACATTCGGAATGAACCCAAAAGCAGATTTCCGTATAGAACATATTGATTACGATAAGAATAAAATGAAATTTAAATTGAATTATAAAAATAGAAGGTTTGAGGGAATAGTTCCTGGTCTTGGAAAGCACAATGTGTATAATGCTGCAGCTGCAATTGCAGCTGCAAACCAGCTTGGTGTACCAATAACTGACAGTATTGAACGGTTAAAAACGTTTCCACTACTTCCGAAACATGTTGAAGTGGTAAAAGGGTTAAATGGTTCGACATTGATTGATGATACTTGGAGTTCAAATCCTACCTCCATTGAGTCTTCATTAGACGTATTAAAAAATATCTCTCAAGGTAAAAAGAAGATCGCTGTAATTGGTGAAATAAAATTTTTAGGTGATAAAACGAATGAAGTTCATACACTTGTTGGAAATATGTTAGCAAAAGAAGAGATCGATATTCTTATAACAATAGGGCAGGATGCAGAACTTATTAGTAAGCAAGCGTCGAAAATGGGTATGGGTGGTGAACGTTATCATTGTCAGAGTCCAAAAGAAGCATATCAACATCTTTTGGAGAAGACAGATGCAGATACGATTGTATTAGTGAAAACCTCTATGTATCAATCCTATAAGGATCTAATACAACGGTTAAGACAAAAATAA
- a CDS encoding putative nucleotide-diphospho-sugar transferase yields the protein MIPNYNFNIEPKSDMVICCLGVGSNHEAALKIMRPTVEYYGKIHNIDTLFFTESLVPSKLAKKNKIFLLANLLKYYETVMWMDSDTIIVDPTVNIRDELHSNYVIYMTSYFGRNPLFPNSGIIVAKRDKMTIEILEKVWNFKRKNGRGWWDQQAFLNLLGYKNRLVKVLGYNGPTKYTPYIGALDVKWNSRPNRKDTSKNPIIMHHCGMKFSKRLYRMKKSYQQFLKNISKNN from the coding sequence GTGATACCTAATTATAATTTTAATATTGAACCGAAAAGTGATATGGTCATTTGCTGCCTAGGAGTGGGGAGCAACCATGAAGCAGCATTGAAAATAATGAGACCAACTGTGGAATATTACGGGAAAATCCATAATATTGATACTTTGTTTTTTACCGAAAGTTTAGTTCCCTCTAAACTTGCAAAAAAAAATAAAATATTTCTACTTGCAAATTTACTCAAATATTATGAAACTGTCATGTGGATGGATTCTGATACTATAATCGTTGATCCTACAGTTAATATACGAGATGAATTACATTCGAATTATGTTATTTATATGACTAGTTATTTTGGAAGAAATCCTTTGTTTCCTAACTCAGGGATAATTGTTGCTAAGCGTGACAAAATGACAATAGAAATTTTAGAGAAAGTGTGGAATTTTAAACGTAAAAATGGCCGAGGTTGGTGGGATCAACAAGCTTTTCTAAATTTATTGGGCTATAAAAATAGACTAGTAAAAGTACTAGGCTATAACGGACCTACTAAATATACTCCGTATATAGGTGCCTTGGACGTTAAGTGGAATAGTAGGCCAAATAGAAAAGACACTTCAAAAAATCCAATTATCATGCATCATTGTGGAATGAAATTTTCAAAGAGGTTATATCGAATGAAAAAAAGCTACCAGCAATTTTTAAAAAATATTAGTAAAAATAATTAA
- a CDS encoding glycosyltransferase family A protein, which yields MEQQESRDDELLSIQEGLLEFENRFNQVLKENDENSHQPYENNKEKEIAFAISLKSKTASRDWKVVQNNLSKTLKSILKNTDQHFRIIVAGHKKPTIKELDHEKITWITVKFAPPKGPNEYTRDKMRKRRAIISHLRNDNFKGYFMPLDSDDWIHHRFVEYIRSQPLSEALILENGFFSNIRNNEVWIMKNFYRRCGSSALVYIDSNTNRKRYSVTVKAHPFIKENLKKIGLPYKLVKIPLVFRYFGHSDNNSILKGKLDNDFSAKDCNANGEILEDWIYNYFKVID from the coding sequence TTGGAACAACAAGAAAGTAGAGACGATGAATTGCTTTCAATCCAAGAAGGATTATTGGAATTTGAAAATCGTTTTAATCAAGTATTAAAGGAAAATGATGAAAATTCACATCAACCTTATGAAAACAACAAAGAGAAAGAAATAGCTTTTGCGATATCTCTAAAAAGTAAGACGGCTTCAAGGGACTGGAAGGTTGTACAAAATAATTTATCAAAAACATTGAAATCTATATTAAAAAATACAGATCAACATTTTCGCATAATTGTAGCAGGGCATAAAAAGCCAACTATTAAAGAACTGGATCATGAGAAAATAACCTGGATTACTGTGAAATTTGCACCACCTAAAGGTCCAAACGAATATACCAGAGACAAAATGAGAAAACGAAGAGCTATTATAAGTCATTTAAGAAATGATAATTTTAAAGGTTATTTTATGCCGCTAGACTCAGATGATTGGATTCATCATAGATTTGTAGAATATATTAGGAGCCAGCCCTTATCAGAAGCTTTAATATTGGAGAATGGTTTTTTTAGTAACATTAGGAACAATGAAGTTTGGATTATGAAGAACTTTTATAGGAGATGTGGAAGTAGTGCTCTAGTATATATTGATTCAAATACAAATAGAAAGAGGTATTCTGTAACTGTAAAAGCACATCCCTTCATTAAAGAAAATCTAAAAAAAATTGGTTTACCTTATAAACTAGTGAAAATTCCTTTGGTATTTAGGTATTTTGGTCATAGTGACAATAATAGTATCTTAAAAGGAAAACTTGACAATGATTTTTCAGCTAAAGACTGTAATGCAAATGGTGAGATTTTAGAAGACTGGATCTACAATTATTTTAAAGTCATAGATTAG
- a CDS encoding glycosyltransferase: protein MISIIACTIRDSMMENIFNNFNRQILEEKELLIILNKDNMNKNKWEEMANKHQNVFVYQLPQKKTLGECLNFGIEKANFNIIAKLDDDDYYSEYYLSEAMSVFNTTDVQLVGKGMAFMFFEKQKLLTIRKLGSENKLGKSSIKGGTIIFRKEIYPSIKFPSRKGSGTDSVFIKRCKKNNIKTFTTSRYNYVYIRRVNPKNHTYKRSNNDLIQKSIIIGKVKNYVPIITRAIFSSK, encoded by the coding sequence ATGATTTCAATCATAGCTTGTACAATAAGGGATTCAATGATGGAGAATATTTTCAATAATTTTAATAGACAGATATTGGAAGAAAAAGAATTACTCATTATATTAAATAAAGATAATATGAATAAAAATAAATGGGAAGAAATGGCAAATAAGCATCAAAATGTATTTGTCTATCAATTACCACAGAAGAAAACTCTTGGAGAATGTTTAAACTTTGGAATTGAAAAGGCAAATTTTAATATTATTGCAAAGCTTGATGATGATGATTATTATTCCGAGTATTATTTAAGTGAAGCAATGTCAGTTTTTAACACAACCGATGTTCAATTAGTAGGAAAAGGAATGGCTTTTATGTTTTTTGAAAAACAAAAATTATTAACCATCAGAAAACTTGGAAGTGAGAATAAATTAGGGAAAAGTTCTATAAAAGGTGGCACTATTATATTCAGAAAAGAGATATATCCAAGTATAAAGTTCCCTTCACGTAAAGGATCTGGAACAGATAGTGTCTTTATTAAAAGATGCAAGAAAAATAACATTAAAACTTTTACAACAAGTCGTTATAATTATGTTTATATCAGAAGAGTGAATCCAAAGAACCATACGTATAAAAGATCAAATAATGACTTAATTCAAAAAAGCATAATAATCGGTAAGGTAAAAAATTATGTCCCAATTATAACTAGAGCTATTTTTTCTTCTAAATAA